A region of Lepeophtheirus salmonis chromosome 13, UVic_Lsal_1.4, whole genome shotgun sequence DNA encodes the following proteins:
- the LOC139907112 gene encoding uncharacterized protein, with the protein MDLEDEGNSKKAESDLNITPKDRDEKVNLTITHPKLGTRKEKSQGVSEKNNDNNEIEGSSGSNDNTKVTTKGNAIVKRLPQLKEIEEEEKEGSIQNDSVNGNPIQVAKKNNEEESTSSVKNVQNNETKKFAKIKMDMPTALQVMGYSHTLISDGEDPRSGLQCALLKKMSEIQTRKKKPSHSHGYRYTTTKARNDLCQLHEAYQFLSYKISIMKSMASNSSNIESESGEEKNSNLFGLDEQKASERGAKVRPKSSSLSNRKLKNSTAIRPKSVPKSAHSNNKKKVHIHK; encoded by the exons ATGGATTTGGAAGATGAAGGAAACTCTAAAAAAGCTGAGAGTGATTTAAATATAACACCAAAGGACAGAGATGAAAAAGTAAACTTGACTATAACTCATCCGAAACTTggaacaagaaaagaaaaaagtcaaggagtgagtgagaaaaataatgataacaatgaAATTGAAGGTTCCTCAGGCTCCAATGATAACACCAAGGTGACTACCAAAG GTAATGCAATTGTTAAACGGCTTCCCCAATTGAAAGagattgaagaagaagaaaaggagggCTCAATTCAAAATGATTCGGTTAATGGAAATCCAATACAA gTAGCAAAGAagaataatgaagaagaaagtACTTCAAGTgtaaaaaatgtccaaaataatgaaactaaaaagtttgcaaaaattaaaatggatatGCCAACG GCTCTTCAAGTAATGGGATACTCTCACACTTTAATATCTGATGGTGAAGACCCAAGGTCAGGTCTCCAATGTGCCCTTCTAAAAAAGATGAGTGAAATTCAAACACGAAAAAAAAAGCCCTCGCATTCTCATGGCTATCGCTATACAACAACCAAGGCACGGAATGATTTATGTCAGCTTCATGAGGCCTATCAGTTCCTCAGTTATAAGATTAGTATCATGAAGTCAATGGCTtcaaattcttcaaatattgaatctGAAAGTGGGGAAGAGaagaattcaaatttatttggtCTTGATGAACAAAAAGCTAGCGAAAGAGGAGCTAAAGTTAGGCCTAAATCGTCATctttatcaaatagaaaattaaaaaattctacaGCTATTCGTCCAAAGTCTGTACCCAAATCTGCTCActcaaacaataaaaagaaagtacatattcataaataa